The genomic interval TGGATATTATGCAGGTGTATGGTTTGGCACAGATATGAGTGTAGATTCTATAATCCACGCTTTTACTTCCACTACTCCAACCACGCAAGAAATAGAGCTTAAAAATATAGTCAAACAAGCAGGATTATATACACTCGGCTTTGTAATACTATGTTTAGTAGGCTATATATGTTATTGGCGTATTCAAAAACAAGCATAATCAAGAGAGCATCAATGCAGTGCAATAAATTTAAAAATGGAATTTCTTAATGCCTAAGAAAAAAAGACTGATTTTTTGCATAAAAGTGAGTTTGTTTTGAGAATATTTAAGCAAGAGGCGAAGAATATTTTTTCGCCTAAAAAGACACGCGCAAGTAATGGGTGTTAGCCCCATACCATTATTTTCATTAGGATTTGCCCCAAAGGCAAGAAGCAATCGCGCCATTTCATCATAACCTTTAAAACATACACCTGCAAGAGGCGTTTGATTCTTATCATTTTTCTTATCAACCAAAGCGCCTCTTTCAAGGAGTATTCTTGCTGCTTCAAGGTTATTATGATATGCGGCTAACATAAGGAGCGTATTGCCTTGATGATTAGCAAGATTCACATTCAATCCCGCATTAAGCATTATCTCTAAAGAATCTACATCATTATTTCTTGCACATTCAAAAGCATATTGACATAGCTCTTCAAGTTTATGCTCTTCCTCTGGCGTAAATTTCACTTATAACCCCAAAAGCTCTGCCACTCTCTTGCCATACGCTTTATCTGCTTTTTTAAAGTGCTCAAGCTGACGTTTTTTAATTTCATCTGGCACACCTTCCATTGATTCTTTAATATTTTGACATAATGCTTCTTTTTGCTCTGCAGTCATCAAGCGATACAAATCTCCTGCTTGCACAAAATAATCATCTTCATATTCGCGATGGTCATATTTATACATTACATCACCCTCTTGCACAAAAAGTGGTGGTTCAAGTGCGTTTTTATCTTCAACATAATCATTAAAATAACTTGGCTCATAATTGCGTCTATCGCCAAACTGACCTTGCTGCATAAAACCATCACGATGCGTATTATTCACAGGCACAATAGGTGCATTTACAGGAAGTTGAGTGTGATTAATGCCTAAGCGGTATCTTTGTGTATCTCCATAACTAAAAAGCCGCCCTTGCAATACTTTATCGGGGCTATATCCTACTCCGGGCACGATATTTGCAGGATTAAAAGCTGCTTGTTCTACTTCTGCAAAATAATTCTCTGGATTCTTATTGAGTTCTAAAATCCCCACTTCAATAAGCGGATAATCTTTATGACTCCATACTTTTGTTAAATCAAAAGGATTAAAACGATAGTTTTCCGCCTCTTTTTCGCTCATTACTTGGATACAGAATCGCCATTTAGGGAAATTACCCTTTTCAATATTTTCAAACAAATCTTTTTGATGAGATTCTCTATCTTTGGCGATAACTGCCTCTGATTCTTTATTAGTAAGGTTATGA from Helicobacter hepaticus ATCC 51449 carries:
- a CDS encoding ankyrin repeat domain-containing protein — protein: MKFTPEEEHKLEELCQYAFECARNNDVDSLEIMLNAGLNVNLANHQGNTLLMLAAYHNNLEAARILLERGALVDKKNDKNQTPLAGVCFKGYDEMARLLLAFGANPNENNGMGLTPITCACLFRRKNILRLLLKYSQNKLTFMQKISLFFLGIKKFHF
- a CDS encoding catalase; its protein translation is MSKKFTTATGTPLGDNQNSITAGKKGPTLLQDTWLLEKLAHFDRERIPERVVHAKGSAAYGELTITNDITQYTKAELFNKVGKKTKAFLRFSVVAGERGAADAERDVRGFALKLYTNEGNWDIVGNNTPVFFIKDAIKFPDFIHTQKRDPKTNMKSPTAMWDFWSLHPESLHQVTILMSDRGIPRSYREMHGFGSHTYSFINAKNERFWVKFHFVCLQGIHNLTNKESEAVIAKDRESHQKDLFENIEKGNFPKWRFCIQVMSEKEAENYRFNPFDLTKVWSHKDYPLIEVGILELNKNPENYFAEVEQAAFNPANIVPGVGYSPDKVLQGRLFSYGDTQRYRLGINHTQLPVNAPIVPVNNTHRDGFMQQGQFGDRRNYEPSYFNDYVEDKNALEPPLFVQEGDVMYKYDHREYEDDYFVQAGDLYRLMTAEQKEALCQNIKESMEGVPDEIKKRQLEHFKKADKAYGKRVAELLGL